One window from the genome of Mucilaginibacter ginsenosidivorans encodes:
- the rpsT gene encoding 30S ribosomal protein S20: protein MANHKSSIKRIRANAAKRLRNRYQAKTTRNAIKKLRGTATKAEAAPLLTKVISMLDRLAKKNVIHKNKASNNKSKLTKFVNGLK, encoded by the coding sequence ATGGCAAATCATAAATCATCAATAAAAAGGATCAGGGCAAATGCTGCGAAGCGTCTGCGCAACAGGTACCAGGCTAAAACCACCAGGAACGCAATCAAAAAATTGAGAGGCACAGCTACAAAAGCTGAAGCTGCTCCGCTTTTGACCAAGGTGATCTCGATGCTTGACCGTTTGGCTAAGAAGAATGTTATCCACAAAAACAAAGCTTCGAACAATAAATCAAAGCTGACCAAATTTGTTAACGGTCTGAAATAA
- a CDS encoding zinc dependent phospholipase C family protein: MKSLIRTFIALTALLTCSSWGFFAHRRINHVAVFTLPRAMSGFYEANIDFITEHAIDPDKRRYVDSLEAPRHFFDADHYGKRPFMKMPVKWKEAARKYSEDTLKKYGTVPWEMQYQYYRLVDAFKKHDTTGILKTSANLGHYIADAHVPLHLTQNYDGQTTNQAGIHALWESCIPELFSDKYNYYVGKARYIENPLNEAFKICRASFACVDSVLRFEKNIDKNFPADKKYVMLKRNGKMMKDYSEAYAKAYQAALKGMVERRMRSSILSVGSFWYSAWVDAGQPDLNKLIAKPPTPEERKKIRQEAILYKAGKILTLNH; the protein is encoded by the coding sequence TTGAAATCGTTGATCCGAACCTTTATTGCGCTGACAGCATTGCTTACCTGTTCGTCCTGGGGATTTTTCGCGCACAGGCGGATAAACCACGTGGCTGTATTTACTTTACCCAGGGCCATGTCAGGCTTTTACGAAGCAAATATCGATTTCATTACCGAACACGCCATTGACCCGGACAAACGAAGGTATGTAGACTCTCTTGAAGCGCCGCGGCACTTTTTCGACGCTGACCATTACGGCAAAAGACCATTCATGAAGATGCCGGTAAAATGGAAAGAAGCCGCCAGGAAATACTCAGAAGATACTTTAAAGAAATACGGCACGGTTCCATGGGAGATGCAATATCAATATTATCGCCTGGTAGATGCATTTAAAAAGCACGATACCACCGGCATATTAAAAACCTCGGCAAACCTGGGCCATTATATTGCCGATGCACATGTACCGCTTCACCTTACTCAAAACTACGACGGGCAAACCACAAACCAGGCCGGTATCCATGCACTCTGGGAAAGCTGCATACCCGAACTATTCAGCGACAAATACAATTACTATGTGGGTAAGGCAAGATATATTGAAAACCCGCTGAACGAGGCTTTCAAAATTTGCCGCGCCTCTTTTGCCTGTGTGGATTCGGTACTTCGGTTTGAAAAAAACATCGACAAAAACTTTCCGGCGGATAAGAAATATGTCATGCTGAAGCGCAACGGAAAAATGATGAAAGATTACTCCGAAGCCTATGCCAAAGCTTACCAGGCAGCATTAAAAGGGATGGTCGAAAGGCGCATGCGGTCGTCCATATTGTCAGTCGGCAGCTTTTGGTATTCGGCCTGGGTAGATGCCGGGCAGCCCGATCTGAATAAACTTATCGCAAAACCACCGACACCGGAAGAAAGGAAAAAGATCCGGCAGGAAGCCATTTTGTACAAAGCCGGAAAAATACTTACCTTAAACCATTGA